A DNA window from Mycobacteriales bacterium contains the following coding sequences:
- a CDS encoding type IV toxin-antitoxin system AbiEi family antitoxin domain-containing protein, protein MNSPLLTVARQQGGLVTYRQARGLGWSRSSLDRFLAGMGWTRVIDGVYLEPGRTVDFPLEIRARQLANPDLVAARSAAAVVLGVAGLRPRLEFISGDAGHRSARGMVHREALRPDEVTVVDGIRATTPLRTVLDVLRHCLSGDGAVAVLDSALRSGSVQLDAIAAGLIDARARRGVVTAWRRFAAADPKAESVLETLARLRMREAGMRPLSQVLVPTANGRQVRLDFLVDGVGVELEGARYHGGIVEHQQDVRRFNLIAGAGQGIPILRFTWDDVVRHPVAMVATIRATIAGLPSARQPIANPSGRLC, encoded by the coding sequence ATGAATTCCCCGTTGCTCACCGTGGCGCGCCAGCAAGGCGGGCTGGTGACGTACCGGCAGGCGCGCGGACTGGGTTGGTCCCGTTCCTCACTGGACCGGTTCCTGGCTGGGATGGGCTGGACCCGGGTCATCGACGGGGTCTACCTGGAACCGGGCCGGACCGTGGACTTCCCGCTCGAGATTCGGGCGCGACAGCTCGCGAATCCCGACCTGGTCGCGGCTCGCTCGGCCGCCGCCGTGGTCCTTGGCGTTGCCGGGTTACGGCCCCGACTGGAGTTCATCTCAGGTGACGCCGGGCACCGCTCGGCCCGCGGGATGGTTCATCGGGAAGCCCTGCGGCCGGACGAAGTCACCGTCGTCGACGGCATCCGGGCGACGACACCGCTGCGGACCGTGCTCGACGTGCTCCGCCACTGCTTGTCCGGTGACGGCGCGGTTGCCGTACTCGACTCGGCGCTGCGCTCCGGCAGTGTCCAACTGGACGCGATCGCCGCTGGGCTCATCGACGCACGCGCACGCCGTGGCGTGGTTACCGCCTGGCGACGTTTCGCGGCGGCCGACCCGAAGGCCGAGTCGGTGCTCGAGACGCTGGCCAGGCTGCGGATGAGAGAAGCTGGAATGCGGCCACTCTCCCAAGTCCTGGTCCCCACCGCGAACGGCCGCCAGGTTCGACTGGACTTCCTCGTGGACGGCGTGGGCGTCGAACTGGAGGGTGCACGCTACCACGGTGGGATCGTCGAGCATCAGCAGGACGTCCGCCGTTTCAACCTGATCGCCGGCGCCGGCCAGGGCATCCCGATCCTGCGCTTCACCTGGGACGACGTCGTCCGCCATCCGGTCGCCATGGTGGCGACGATCAGGGCGACCATCGCCGGGTTGCCGTCCGCGAGACAGCCCATCGCCAACCCGAGTGGGCGGTTGTGTTGA
- the serA gene encoding phosphoglycerate dehydrogenase, giving the protein MSQPIVLIAEELAPAALAVLEADFELRHVDGSERAALLPAIADVDAVIVRSATQIDAEALAAAQRLKVVARAGIGLDNVDVTTATARGVLVVNAPTSNIVSAAEHAVALLLAAARHIPVANASLKSGEWKRSRFTGTEVTDKTVGVVGLGRIGVLFAQRISAFGTRLIAYDPYVPAARAAQIGVRLVELDELLRESDFISIHLPKTPETLGLIGERELALCRPGVIIVNAARGGLIDEHALAVAIKDGRVAGAGFDVFATEPCTDSPLFASESVVVTPHLGASTTEAQDKAGLAVARSVKLALEGEFVPDAVNVQAGGIVPEEVRPGLGLMETLGRVFTAVAGGVASSVTVEVRGEIASFDVSVLQLAALKGIFADVVEEAVTYVNAPLLADERGLAVGLLTAAESPDYRNLLTIRGTMPDRGEVSVSGTLSGPRHIEKLTEVNGFDLDLVPVAHLAFFVYSDRPGVVGTVGNVLGSAGVNIASMQVSRRSAGGDALMALTVDSAVPQATLAEIGVSIGSTATYAVDLGER; this is encoded by the coding sequence TTGAGCCAGCCCATCGTCCTGATCGCCGAAGAACTCGCACCGGCAGCCCTCGCCGTGCTCGAAGCGGATTTCGAGCTGCGCCATGTCGACGGCAGTGAGCGCGCCGCGCTGCTGCCGGCCATCGCCGACGTCGACGCGGTAATCGTCCGTAGCGCGACCCAGATCGACGCCGAAGCCCTGGCCGCTGCGCAACGGCTCAAGGTGGTCGCCCGGGCCGGTATCGGGCTCGACAACGTCGACGTCACGACGGCCACCGCCCGCGGTGTCCTGGTCGTCAACGCGCCGACGTCGAACATCGTCTCGGCTGCCGAACACGCCGTAGCTCTACTGCTGGCCGCGGCCCGGCATATCCCCGTCGCCAATGCGAGCCTGAAGTCGGGTGAGTGGAAACGGTCCCGCTTCACCGGGACCGAAGTCACCGACAAGACGGTAGGGGTCGTCGGCCTCGGCCGCATCGGAGTCCTCTTCGCCCAGCGCATTTCCGCCTTCGGCACTCGGCTGATCGCCTACGACCCTTACGTTCCGGCCGCCCGCGCGGCTCAGATCGGCGTGCGGCTCGTGGAGCTCGACGAGCTTCTCCGCGAGAGCGACTTCATTTCGATCCACCTGCCGAAGACACCGGAGACGCTAGGTCTGATCGGGGAGCGCGAGCTCGCACTGTGCCGCCCCGGCGTCATCATCGTGAATGCGGCCCGGGGGGGCCTGATCGACGAGCATGCCCTCGCGGTGGCGATCAAGGACGGCCGAGTGGCGGGGGCCGGGTTCGACGTCTTCGCCACCGAGCCGTGCACGGACTCGCCGCTGTTCGCCTCGGAGAGCGTTGTCGTCACTCCACACCTGGGCGCATCGACCACCGAGGCTCAGGACAAGGCCGGCCTCGCCGTGGCGAGGTCGGTGAAGCTCGCCCTCGAGGGTGAGTTCGTCCCGGACGCGGTCAACGTCCAGGCCGGGGGGATCGTGCCCGAGGAGGTGCGACCCGGCCTTGGCCTGATGGAGACCTTGGGCAGGGTCTTTACCGCGGTGGCGGGCGGGGTCGCCAGCAGTGTCACGGTCGAAGTTCGCGGCGAGATTGCCTCATTCGACGTCAGCGTCCTCCAACTCGCGGCGCTAAAAGGGATCTTCGCCGATGTCGTCGAGGAGGCCGTCACCTACGTCAACGCACCGCTTCTCGCCGACGAACGCGGGCTTGCCGTGGGTCTCCTGACGGCTGCGGAGAGTCCCGATTACCGCAACCTGCTGACCATCCGAGGGACGATGCCTGACCGCGGCGAGGTTTCCGTCTCGGGGACCCTGTCGGGGCCGCGGCACATCGAGAAGCTCACCGAGGTCAACGGATTCGACCTGGACCTCGTGCCGGTGGCGCACCTGGCGTTCTTCGTGTACTCCGACCGTCCGGGCGTGGTGGGAACGGTCGGCAACGTGCTCGGGTCGGCCGGTGTGAACATCGCGAGCATGCAGGTGAGTCGCCGTTCGGCGGGCGGCGACGCGCTGATGGCCCTAACCGTGGACTCCGCCGTCCCACAGGCGACGCTCGCTGAGATCGGCGTCTCGATCGGGTCGACAGCGACATACGCGGTCGACCTCGGCGAACGCTGA
- a CDS encoding 2-isopropylmalate synthase translates to MDTTERVVVFDTTLRDGEQSPGIAYSVSEKVEIAEQLARLGVDVIEAGFPAASEGDFDGVQAISETVKGSGVAALCRTRPEDVDRAWQAIRGAERPRIHTFISTSPVHRDKKLRMTRDQVLAEAARAVAQAAALCPDVEFSAEDATRTELDFLVEIFTTVIANGATTINVPDTVGFVLPQEFVEILDQLRGQVPGADRVTWSVHCHNDLGLATANSLAALRAGARQVEVCVNGIGERAGNAALEEVVMALRTHQPSLALTTGVDSREIARTSRLVSMLSGYPVQPNKAVVGGNAFSHESGIHQHGVLMERTTYEIMNPEDIGLAGNRIVLGKHSGRHAFVDALASLGIRLDSVGLDRAFGRFKELADRKVSLTDADLVALATEESAEEVAGGVWTFEWLAVAGGTDTAPRATVRLTRSEETSEADATGDGMIDAACNAVSKAVGVDARLLAFQVAAVTPGTDAVGDVAVQVEVAGQQVSARGVSTDVVEASARAFLHAINKVVSGTAVRHRTDKP, encoded by the coding sequence ATGGACACCACCGAACGCGTCGTCGTCTTCGACACCACCCTCCGGGACGGCGAGCAGTCACCAGGGATCGCGTACAGCGTCAGCGAGAAGGTTGAAATAGCCGAGCAGTTGGCCCGACTCGGCGTGGACGTCATCGAGGCCGGGTTCCCGGCAGCCAGCGAAGGCGACTTCGACGGCGTTCAGGCCATCTCGGAGACGGTCAAGGGGAGCGGGGTCGCGGCGCTTTGCCGGACCAGGCCCGAGGATGTCGACCGCGCCTGGCAGGCGATCCGTGGTGCCGAGCGCCCACGGATCCACACCTTCATCTCCACCTCACCGGTGCACCGCGACAAGAAGCTGCGGATGACGCGCGACCAGGTTCTGGCCGAGGCCGCCCGGGCCGTCGCTCAGGCCGCCGCGCTCTGCCCGGACGTGGAGTTCTCGGCCGAGGATGCAACCCGGACCGAGCTCGACTTCCTTGTCGAGATCTTCACGACCGTGATCGCCAACGGTGCCACGACGATCAACGTCCCGGACACCGTCGGATTCGTCCTGCCCCAGGAGTTCGTCGAGATCCTCGACCAGCTCCGCGGGCAGGTCCCCGGGGCGGATCGGGTGACCTGGAGCGTGCACTGCCACAACGACCTGGGTCTGGCCACCGCGAATTCCTTGGCCGCGCTGCGGGCCGGCGCCCGGCAGGTCGAGGTCTGCGTGAACGGGATCGGGGAACGGGCCGGCAACGCGGCGCTCGAGGAGGTCGTGATGGCGCTTCGGACGCATCAGCCCAGTCTGGCGCTGACCACCGGTGTCGACAGCCGGGAGATCGCCCGGACCTCGCGCTTGGTATCCATGCTCTCCGGCTATCCGGTGCAGCCGAACAAAGCGGTCGTCGGCGGCAACGCCTTCAGCCATGAGAGCGGCATCCATCAGCACGGGGTCCTCATGGAGCGGACCACCTACGAGATCATGAATCCGGAGGACATCGGGCTGGCCGGCAACCGCATCGTGCTCGGCAAGCATTCCGGCCGGCACGCGTTTGTGGACGCCCTGGCGTCGCTCGGCATCCGACTCGACTCGGTCGGGCTCGATCGGGCGTTCGGCCGATTCAAGGAGCTCGCGGACCGCAAGGTCTCGTTGACCGACGCGGATCTCGTGGCCCTCGCCACCGAGGAGTCCGCGGAGGAGGTCGCAGGCGGGGTCTGGACCTTCGAGTGGTTGGCCGTGGCCGGCGGCACGGACACCGCCCCGCGGGCCACCGTGCGCCTGACCCGGTCGGAGGAGACGTCCGAGGCGGATGCCACCGGCGACGGCATGATCGATGCCGCCTGCAACGCGGTCTCCAAGGCGGTCGGTGTCGACGCGCGTCTGCTCGCGTTCCAGGTCGCGGCCGTGACGCCCGGTACCGATGCGGTGGGGGACGTCGCGGTTCAGGTGGAGGTCGCCGGCCAGCAAGTGAGCGCACGCGGCGTGTCCACCGATGTCGTCGAAGCCAGCGCCCGCGCCTTCCTGCATGCGATCAACAAGGTGGTGTCCGGGACCGCCGTCCGCCATCGCACGGACAAACCATGA
- a CDS encoding 3-isopropylmalate dehydrogenase, whose protein sequence is MKIALVPGDGIGPEVVAEGVKVLSAVAAALALPLATTSYELGARRWHATGETLPDSVLAELRGHDAILLGAVGDPSVPSGVLERGLLLRLRFALDHAVNLRPVKLYPGVRTPLAGIRTEQVDLVVVREGTEGPYAGVGGVLRPGTPQEVAAEESVNTRFGVERVVRDAFRRAAERPRRRLTLVHKTNVLTHAGALWTRTVEDLMPEFPGVEVDYCHVDAACLYLVTQPERFDVLVTDNLFGDILTDLGAAIAGGMGLAASGNLNLERSAPSMFEPVHGSAPDIAGLGVADPTAAVLSVALLLGHLGHTEAANTVEAAVATDLARRGEFAPRSTVEIGDALVELALAG, encoded by the coding sequence ATGAAGATCGCACTGGTTCCCGGCGACGGGATCGGGCCGGAAGTCGTGGCGGAGGGCGTCAAGGTGCTCTCCGCCGTGGCCGCCGCCCTGGCTCTGCCCCTCGCGACGACGAGCTACGAGCTGGGCGCTCGCCGGTGGCATGCCACTGGCGAGACGCTGCCCGACTCGGTGCTGGCCGAGCTACGTGGGCACGACGCGATCCTGCTCGGCGCGGTCGGCGATCCGTCGGTGCCCAGCGGGGTGCTCGAGCGTGGCCTCTTGCTCCGGCTGCGGTTCGCGCTGGATCACGCGGTAAACCTTCGTCCGGTCAAGCTCTACCCAGGGGTGCGCACCCCGCTGGCCGGGATCCGGACCGAGCAGGTCGATCTTGTGGTGGTCAGGGAGGGAACGGAAGGCCCGTACGCCGGGGTGGGCGGGGTGCTTCGCCCGGGCACGCCACAGGAGGTGGCTGCCGAGGAGAGCGTCAATACGCGCTTCGGCGTCGAGCGCGTGGTCCGGGATGCGTTCCGCCGAGCCGCCGAGCGGCCCCGGCGGCGACTGACCCTCGTGCACAAGACGAACGTCCTGACTCATGCCGGCGCGTTGTGGACTCGCACCGTCGAGGACCTGATGCCCGAATTTCCCGGTGTCGAGGTTGACTACTGCCATGTCGACGCGGCCTGCCTGTACCTGGTCACGCAACCGGAGCGGTTCGACGTACTGGTCACGGACAACCTGTTCGGCGACATCCTTACCGATCTGGGGGCCGCGATCGCCGGTGGGATGGGGCTGGCGGCGAGCGGCAACCTCAACCTCGAGCGGAGCGCGCCGAGCATGTTCGAGCCGGTGCATGGCAGCGCGCCGGACATCGCCGGCCTCGGGGTCGCGGACCCCACCGCGGCCGTACTGAGCGTGGCACTGCTGCTCGGCCATCTAGGGCACACCGAGGCGGCGAACACGGTGGAGGCCGCGGTAGCCACAGACCTGGCCCGGCGCGGCGAATTCGCGCCCCGCAGCACGGTGGAAATCGGCGATGCGCTGGTCGAGCTCGCTCTGGCCGGATGA